A portion of the Chromobacterium sp. IIBBL 290-4 genome contains these proteins:
- the efeB gene encoding iron uptake transporter deferrochelatase/peroxidase subunit has protein sequence MSDSKAPQQASRRGFLFGGGALALAGWLSGASGMAAAAALAKTAKPQQPKDLEPFYGAHQGGILTPQQQNSYFAAFDMADTAKREDLIALLKVWTDAAARMTRGLPARDLSGQRDKAPLDSGEAVGLATGRLTITFGFGPGLFAKNGVDRYGLASRRPEALVDLPKFNGDQLVPERSGGDLSVQACADDPQVAFHVVRMLATLADGIANVRWVQTGFASGAPGGGTPRNLMGFKDGTNNPSTKDPALMNQFVWVGDEGGWMKGGSYLVARRIRIALEHWDKTELGFQQEVVGRYKDNGAPLGQKHEFEPMKLDAVDKEGNPLIPDSAHSRVASPQENDGSRILRRAYSYDDGANFVAERWPPWHQGIEYDAGLFFLAYQRDPRSGFIRINKKLAAMDMMNQYTTHVASAIFACPPGARPGGYIGEALFAGL, from the coding sequence ATGAGCGATAGCAAAGCACCGCAGCAAGCGTCTCGCCGCGGCTTTCTGTTCGGCGGCGGCGCGCTGGCCCTGGCGGGCTGGCTAAGCGGCGCCAGCGGCATGGCCGCGGCCGCTGCGCTGGCCAAGACAGCCAAGCCTCAACAGCCCAAGGATCTGGAGCCGTTCTACGGCGCGCATCAGGGCGGCATCCTCACGCCGCAGCAGCAAAACAGCTATTTCGCGGCTTTCGATATGGCGGATACCGCCAAGCGCGAAGATTTGATCGCGCTGTTGAAAGTCTGGACCGACGCGGCGGCGCGGATGACGCGCGGCTTGCCGGCGCGCGACCTGAGCGGCCAGCGCGACAAGGCGCCGCTGGATTCCGGCGAGGCCGTCGGCCTGGCCACCGGACGACTGACGATCACCTTCGGTTTCGGTCCCGGCCTGTTCGCCAAGAACGGCGTGGACCGCTATGGCCTGGCCTCGCGCCGTCCGGAGGCGCTGGTGGATTTGCCCAAGTTCAACGGAGACCAGCTGGTGCCGGAACGCAGCGGCGGCGATCTGTCCGTGCAGGCTTGCGCCGACGATCCGCAAGTGGCTTTCCACGTGGTGCGCATGCTGGCGACGCTGGCCGACGGCATCGCCAACGTGCGTTGGGTGCAAACCGGCTTCGCCAGCGGCGCGCCCGGCGGCGGCACGCCGCGCAATCTGATGGGCTTCAAGGACGGCACCAACAACCCGTCCACCAAAGATCCGGCGCTGATGAACCAGTTTGTCTGGGTTGGCGACGAGGGCGGCTGGATGAAGGGCGGCAGCTACCTGGTGGCGCGCCGCATCCGCATCGCGCTGGAACACTGGGACAAGACCGAGCTGGGCTTCCAGCAGGAAGTGGTGGGCCGCTACAAGGACAACGGCGCGCCCTTGGGCCAGAAGCATGAGTTCGAACCGATGAAGCTGGATGCGGTGGACAAGGAAGGCAATCCGCTGATTCCGGACAGCGCTCATTCCCGCGTGGCTTCGCCGCAGGAGAACGACGGTTCGCGCATTCTGCGCCGGGCTTACTCCTACGACGACGGCGCGAACTTTGTCGCCGAGCGCTGGCCGCCCTGGCACCAAGGCATCGAATACGATGCCGGCCTGTTCTTCCTGGCCTACCAGCGCGACCCGCGCAGCGGCTTCATCCGCATCAACAAGAAGCTGGCGGCCATGGACATGATGAACCAGTACACCACCCATGTGGCCAGCGCCATTTTCGCTTGCCCGCCAGGCGCGCGTCCCGGCGGCTATATCGGCGAAGCGCTGTTCGCCGGCTTGTGA
- a CDS encoding iron ABC transporter substrate-binding protein, which yields MKTNKLLAALIAGGLLAASQFSLAASLVLYNAQHPQTVKLLTEDFEKMSGIGVKIRSGEGPELSAQLLAEGKASPADIYFASNSPELMLLEGKQLLAKLPAATLSPIPARYSSPQGEWVGVMARENVLVFNNKLAAGMAMPASLMDLAKPQWKGKLAIAPSDGDFLPLVSAVRALKGDQAALAWLKGLRDNARTFDDNEGVVAGVNRGGVAVGIINNYYWTRLQVELGSKGMHSQLYHFGNADVGALINVSGAGILKSAHNSEAAQKFLAYLVSPRAQQLIAKSNITFEYPLLPSVAPAPQLKPFGQLNPPPLDMQKLGDDSQSAKLLRQAGLL from the coding sequence ATGAAAACGAATAAACTGCTCGCCGCCCTGATCGCCGGCGGCTTGCTGGCCGCCAGCCAGTTCTCCCTCGCCGCCAGCCTGGTGCTGTACAACGCCCAGCACCCGCAAACGGTCAAGCTCTTGACCGAGGACTTCGAAAAAATGAGCGGCATCGGCGTGAAGATCCGTTCCGGCGAGGGCCCGGAGCTGTCCGCCCAGCTGCTGGCCGAGGGCAAGGCCTCGCCGGCCGATATCTATTTCGCCTCCAACTCGCCTGAGCTGATGCTGCTGGAAGGCAAGCAGCTGCTGGCCAAGCTGCCGGCCGCCACCTTATCGCCCATCCCGGCGCGCTACAGCTCGCCGCAGGGCGAATGGGTGGGCGTGATGGCGCGCGAAAACGTGCTGGTGTTCAACAACAAGCTGGCCGCCGGCATGGCGATGCCGGCCTCGCTGATGGACCTGGCCAAGCCGCAATGGAAGGGCAAGCTGGCCATCGCCCCGTCCGACGGCGACTTCCTGCCGCTGGTCAGCGCGGTGCGCGCGCTGAAGGGCGACCAGGCCGCGCTGGCCTGGTTGAAGGGCTTGCGCGACAACGCCCGGACCTTTGACGACAACGAAGGCGTGGTGGCCGGCGTGAATCGCGGCGGCGTGGCTGTCGGCATCATCAACAACTACTACTGGACCCGCCTGCAGGTGGAACTGGGCAGCAAGGGCATGCACAGCCAGCTGTACCACTTCGGCAACGCCGACGTGGGCGCGCTGATCAATGTGTCCGGCGCCGGCATCCTGAAGAGCGCGCACAACTCCGAAGCGGCGCAGAAGTTCCTGGCCTATCTGGTGAGCCCGCGCGCCCAGCAGCTGATCGCCAAGAGCAACATCACCTTCGAGTACCCGCTGCTGCCTAGCGTGGCCCCGGCGCCGCAGCTGAAGCCCTTCGGTCAATTGAACCCGCCGCCGCTGGACATGCAGAAACTGGGCGATGACAGCCAGTCGGCCAAGCTGCTGCGTCAGGCGGGCTTGCTGTAA
- a CDS encoding iron ABC transporter permease yields MNIALRLTGGTGRRPLGLTVSAALVALLVLLPLGFTLWQAASVGGDDAAELLFRPIVARLAGNTALIVLASTFSCAVAGTASAWLVERTRLPGHRLWALLCVAPLAIPPFITSFAWVSLSPDLQGFWGAWLVLTTAYTPLVYLPVSAVLRNMDPALEETARSLGLSAWACFRRVTLPQLKPALLGGMLLVALSTLSEFGAFMLLHFHTFTTEIYAEYRASFDSAGASLLASVLMAAGVLILLAELRVRGQGRYQRLDRGARRAAGRLELGWKRWPALLWLALQGSVTLLAPIATILYWTLQPGADAVTPAEVSPQLLLSATATSLGLGLSAAALTTVLALPLGYLLARHPGRLAHLLERVVYLAQGVPGIVIALALVNLAIQWLKPLYQSAAMLALAYAIMFLPLALVSVRSALMQAESRLEELARSLGLNWWQALWRVVLPLAAPGLGAAASLVFVSVITELTATLLLSPIGTETLATQVWADTAALAFAAAAPYAAILIALSLFATWLLMSCLGRGAVLDGQAQAWKQQPETPPCRN; encoded by the coding sequence ATGAACATCGCCTTGCGCCTGACGGGCGGCACAGGCCGACGTCCGCTCGGCCTCACCGTCAGCGCCGCCTTGGTGGCGCTGTTGGTGCTGCTGCCGCTTGGCTTCACGCTGTGGCAGGCGGCCAGCGTCGGCGGCGACGATGCCGCCGAGTTGCTGTTTCGCCCCATCGTCGCGCGGCTGGCCGGCAATACCGCGCTGATCGTGCTGGCCAGTACCTTCAGCTGCGCGGTCGCCGGCACCGCCTCCGCCTGGCTGGTGGAGCGCACCCGCTTGCCGGGCCATCGGCTGTGGGCGCTGCTGTGCGTGGCCCCGCTGGCCATTCCGCCCTTCATCACTAGCTTCGCCTGGGTGTCGCTGAGCCCGGATCTGCAGGGCTTCTGGGGCGCCTGGCTGGTGCTGACCACCGCCTACACGCCGCTGGTCTATCTGCCGGTGTCGGCGGTGCTGCGCAATATGGATCCGGCGCTGGAAGAAACCGCCCGCTCGCTGGGCCTGTCCGCCTGGGCCTGTTTCCGCCGCGTGACGCTGCCGCAGCTGAAGCCGGCGCTGCTGGGCGGCATGCTGCTGGTGGCGCTGTCCACGCTGTCGGAGTTCGGCGCCTTCATGCTGCTGCATTTCCATACTTTCACCACCGAAATCTACGCCGAATACCGCGCCAGCTTCGACAGCGCCGGCGCTTCGCTGCTGGCCAGCGTGCTGATGGCGGCCGGGGTGCTGATTCTGCTGGCCGAGCTGCGGGTGCGAGGGCAGGGCCGTTATCAGCGTTTGGATCGCGGCGCGCGGCGCGCCGCCGGCCGGCTGGAGCTGGGCTGGAAGCGCTGGCCGGCATTGCTGTGGCTGGCGTTGCAAGGCTCGGTCACGCTGCTGGCGCCCATCGCCACCATTCTGTACTGGACCCTGCAGCCCGGCGCCGACGCGGTGACGCCGGCCGAAGTGTCGCCGCAGCTCTTGCTGTCCGCCACCGCCACTTCGCTCGGACTCGGTCTGTCGGCCGCCGCGCTGACCACCGTGCTGGCGCTGCCGCTGGGCTATCTGTTGGCCCGCCATCCGGGCCGGCTGGCGCATCTGCTGGAACGCGTGGTCTACCTGGCGCAGGGCGTGCCCGGCATCGTGATCGCGTTGGCCTTGGTCAATCTGGCCATCCAGTGGCTGAAGCCGCTGTACCAGAGCGCGGCCATGCTGGCGCTGGCTTACGCCATCATGTTCTTGCCGCTGGCGCTGGTCAGCGTGCGGAGCGCCTTGATGCAGGCGGAAAGCCGGCTGGAGGAACTGGCGCGCTCTCTGGGGCTCAACTGGTGGCAGGCGCTGTGGCGGGTGGTGCTGCCGCTGGCCGCGCCAGGCCTGGGCGCAGCCGCCAGCCTGGTGTTCGTCTCGGTGATCACCGAACTGACCGCCACGCTGCTGCTTTCGCCCATCGGCACCGAAACGCTGGCCACCCAGGTGTGGGCCGACACCGCCGCGCTGGCCTTCGCCGCCGCCGCGCCCTACGCCGCCATTCTGATCGCGCTGTCGCTGTTCGCCACCTGGCTGCTGATGTCCTGCCTGGGGCGCGGCGCGGTATTGGACGGCCAGGCGCAAGCTTGGAAACAACAACCGGAAACACCGCCATGTCGGAACTGA
- a CDS encoding ABC transporter ATP-binding protein, whose product MSELKIEKLGKRFGEHRVLDDITLTVEQGSLLALLGPSGSGKTTLLRLLCGFERCDEGSIRIGCQLVSSPQVHLPPEKRQIGYVPQEGALFPHLSVADNIVFGLPRAERRARRRVAELLDMVGLPADFADRAPQQLSGGQQQRVALARALAPKPALVLLDEPFSALDAALRAETRQAVADALSASGTTALMVTHDQAEALTMGRQVAVLWQGKLLQVAAPQTLYQRPASPELADFVGDAVLLPGRAQGGEAQCALGRLPLLDGMPQGEVNVLLRPEQIRLLPASPDHAPQARVLDVSFSGHDASVRLALEDGSLLAARVPGHRCPQPGQGVALQVEGAVACFAAPGGASSGGPIAATRLQHSLALFRQGR is encoded by the coding sequence ATGTCGGAACTGAAAATCGAAAAGCTGGGCAAGCGCTTCGGCGAGCATCGGGTGCTGGATGACATCACCCTGACCGTGGAGCAGGGCTCTCTGCTGGCTTTGCTGGGGCCGTCCGGCAGCGGCAAGACCACGCTGCTGCGGTTGTTGTGCGGCTTCGAGCGCTGCGACGAAGGCAGCATCCGCATTGGCTGCCAGTTGGTGAGCAGTCCGCAAGTCCATCTGCCGCCGGAGAAACGCCAGATCGGCTATGTGCCGCAAGAAGGCGCGCTGTTTCCGCATTTGTCGGTGGCCGACAATATCGTGTTCGGCCTGCCGCGGGCCGAACGCCGCGCGCGCCGCCGCGTAGCGGAGCTGCTGGATATGGTGGGCCTGCCGGCTGACTTTGCCGATCGCGCGCCGCAGCAATTGTCCGGCGGCCAGCAGCAACGCGTGGCGCTGGCCCGGGCGCTGGCGCCCAAGCCGGCGTTGGTGCTGCTGGACGAGCCGTTCTCGGCGCTGGACGCCGCCTTGCGCGCCGAGACCCGCCAGGCGGTGGCCGACGCGCTCTCAGCCAGCGGCACCACGGCGCTGATGGTGACGCACGACCAGGCCGAAGCGTTGACCATGGGCCGCCAGGTGGCGGTGCTGTGGCAAGGCAAGCTGCTGCAAGTGGCCGCGCCGCAAACGCTGTACCAGCGCCCGGCCAGTCCGGAGTTGGCCGACTTCGTCGGCGACGCTGTGCTGCTGCCCGGCCGCGCCCAGGGCGGCGAAGCCCAATGCGCGCTAGGACGGCTGCCGCTGCTGGACGGCATGCCGCAGGGCGAAGTCAACGTGCTGCTGCGGCCGGAGCAGATCCGCCTGCTGCCGGCATCGCCCGACCATGCGCCGCAGGCGCGGGTGCTGGACGTCAGCTTCAGCGGCCACGACGCCAGCGTGCGGCTGGCGCTGGAAGACGGCAGCCTGTTGGCCGCCCGCGTTCCCGGTCACCGCTGTCCCCAGCCCGGCCAGGGAGTGGCGCTGCAAGTGGAAGGCGCAGTCGCCTGCTTTGCCGCGCCTGGCGGCGCAAGCAGCGGCGGCCCCATCGCCGCCACCCGTCTGCAGCACAGCCTGGCTTTGTTTCGCCAGGGACGCTAA
- a CDS encoding ABC transporter substrate-binding protein, which yields MPSTLYLAIGDGSLGLYFPGQILAVCSTVISNSLLNWPFCSCRLAHADAIAWYKMKIALTVMALVGMMFTGAASANSFVVGVEEIDYYPLHSYANGKFSGYGRELLDAFAKQYGHSFTYTPFPVSRLFHTFLNENSIDFKYPDNPNWQADLKKGKSIFYSDPVINVSEGLLVKPEKVEQLSETSLQTIVTMRGFTPWPIDQTMRKKINNGTIRVYQEDSFNKVISLGMTGHYDAVYASPIVINYYLDVIIHQPGALVFDKKLPFESNDFSLSSIRQGEVIKQFNEFLEKNQPLVMELKKKYRLTDKTAQ from the coding sequence ATGCCATCAACCTTGTATCTTGCAATTGGCGATGGTTCGCTTGGCCTTTATTTTCCAGGCCAGATTTTGGCCGTTTGCTCTACAGTAATAAGCAATAGTCTCCTGAACTGGCCGTTCTGCTCATGCCGTCTAGCGCATGCAGATGCGATTGCGTGGTACAAAATGAAAATAGCATTAACAGTAATGGCGCTTGTTGGCATGATGTTTACTGGCGCTGCCTCCGCCAACTCATTTGTGGTGGGCGTTGAAGAAATTGACTATTACCCGCTGCATAGCTACGCCAATGGAAAATTTTCCGGATATGGCAGGGAGTTGCTTGATGCATTTGCCAAGCAATACGGCCATTCCTTTACTTATACACCTTTTCCAGTTTCAAGATTATTCCATACCTTCCTGAACGAAAACTCGATTGACTTCAAATATCCAGACAATCCAAATTGGCAAGCCGATCTGAAAAAAGGCAAATCCATCTTTTACAGCGATCCCGTCATCAATGTCAGTGAAGGATTACTGGTGAAGCCAGAAAAGGTCGAGCAATTATCAGAGACATCCCTGCAGACAATCGTGACCATGCGAGGCTTTACGCCTTGGCCCATTGATCAGACCATGCGGAAAAAGATCAATAATGGAACCATTCGAGTCTACCAAGAGGATTCATTCAACAAAGTGATCTCCTTGGGGATGACTGGTCACTACGACGCCGTCTATGCCAGCCCAATCGTGATCAATTACTACCTTGACGTGATCATTCACCAGCCAGGCGCATTAGTTTTTGATAAAAAACTGCCCTTTGAAAGCAATGACTTTTCCCTCTCCAGCATCAGGCAGGGAGAGGTGATCAAACAATTCAATGAATTTCTGGAAAAGAACCAGCCCTTGGTGATGGAGCTCAAGAAAAAATACCGGTTAACTGACAAGACGGCTCAGTGA
- a CDS encoding IS5 family transposase has protein sequence MSKPAPPKYKTTNWKTYNAALKARGSLMIWLDRDMRWHGSAVGKRGRTPTFSDAAIQFCLTIKCLFNLALRQAVGMVQSLLKLAGLDWLTPDYSTVCRRQKHLQVATPCRPTTTGLHLLIDSTGIKMLGEGEWKTKKHGAEYRRQWRKVHLGIDAQTLEIRAIEVTDNAVGDAPMLPELLDQISAGERIAAVSGDGAYDTKGCHEAIAKRKAEAVIPTRKNAKPWKENRLGAHVRNEILRATRLLGRAIWRKWSGYHRRSLVETKMRCFKLLGERVMARDFDRQVAELQVRAAILNRFTRLGTPMTVRMP, from the coding sequence ATGAGCAAGCCCGCCCCGCCCAAGTACAAGACCACCAACTGGAAGACCTACAATGCTGCGCTCAAGGCGCGTGGGTCGCTGATGATCTGGTTGGACCGTGACATGCGCTGGCATGGCTCTGCAGTCGGCAAACGTGGACGGACACCGACTTTCAGCGATGCCGCCATTCAGTTCTGCCTGACGATCAAATGCCTGTTCAATCTTGCGCTCCGACAGGCCGTGGGTATGGTGCAAAGCCTGCTCAAACTGGCGGGGCTGGACTGGCTGACGCCGGACTACAGCACCGTGTGCCGGCGGCAAAAGCATTTGCAGGTGGCCACTCCTTGCCGTCCAACCACGACCGGGCTGCACCTGTTGATCGACAGCACCGGCATCAAGATGCTGGGTGAAGGCGAATGGAAAACGAAGAAACACGGCGCGGAGTACCGCCGTCAGTGGCGCAAGGTGCATTTGGGCATTGATGCGCAGACGCTGGAAATCCGGGCGATTGAAGTGACCGACAACGCGGTGGGCGATGCGCCAATGTTGCCGGAGTTGCTGGACCAGATTTCCGCGGGGGAAAGGATTGCTGCAGTAAGTGGCGATGGTGCCTACGACACCAAAGGCTGCCATGAAGCGATTGCCAAGCGAAAAGCCGAGGCGGTGATTCCTACCCGAAAGAATGCCAAGCCGTGGAAGGAAAATCGGTTGGGCGCCCATGTCCGAAACGAGATACTGCGTGCTACCCGGCTCCTGGGTCGAGCGATCTGGAGGAAATGGAGCGGTTACCATCGCCGCAGCCTGGTGGAAACCAAGATGCGCTGTTTCAAGCTGCTGGGCGAGCGGGTAATGGCAAGGGACTTCGACCGTCAAGTCGCAGAGCTCCAAGTGCGAGCGGCGATCTTGAACCGCTTCACGCGGCTCGGGACGCCGATGACGGTGCGCATGCCATAA
- a CDS encoding lipocalin-like domain-containing protein has protein sequence MSERDSKLHGSWRLLSFELELQASKERTQPWGSAPNGYLIFGADGRMMALVTAKAREPGAEDEKLAALFRTMMAYTGRYRIDGDRFIVAIDASWNEAWNGTEQARFYQLDGDALHVFTDWMPNPLAAGNAMGRGVLGFTRE, from the coding sequence ATGTCAGAACGCGACAGCAAACTGCACGGCAGCTGGCGATTGCTTTCTTTTGAGCTGGAGCTGCAAGCCTCCAAGGAACGCACCCAGCCATGGGGCTCAGCCCCCAATGGTTATCTTATCTTCGGCGCAGACGGGCGCATGATGGCGCTGGTGACCGCCAAGGCGCGGGAGCCGGGAGCGGAAGATGAAAAGCTGGCGGCGCTTTTCCGCACGATGATGGCCTATACCGGACGGTATCGGATAGATGGAGATAGGTTCATCGTCGCGATTGACGCGTCCTGGAACGAAGCCTGGAACGGCACCGAGCAGGCACGCTTCTACCAGCTGGATGGCGACGCGCTACATGTTTTCACCGACTGGATGCCCAATCCTCTGGCGGCTGGCAATGCAATGGGAAGAGGCGTTCTTGGATTTACGCGGGAGTAG
- a CDS encoding DUF456 domain-containing protein produces the protein MTAGLIFGYAGALLLVLAGLAGTVLPAIPGLPLLFGGLLLAGWLDNFQHLGMISLTILAVLAALGLVIDFVAGLLGAKATGASKQALWGAFIGSLVGMFFGIAGVILGPLLGAVIGEFIARKDAFQAGKVGIGTFLGFIAGAVAKIACAFAMLATAALALVF, from the coding sequence ATGACGGCGGGGCTGATTTTCGGCTACGCCGGCGCCCTGCTCCTGGTGCTGGCGGGACTCGCCGGCACCGTGCTGCCGGCCATTCCCGGCTTGCCGCTGCTGTTTGGCGGCCTGCTGTTGGCCGGGTGGCTGGATAACTTCCAGCATCTCGGCATGATCAGCCTGACCATACTCGCCGTGCTGGCGGCCCTGGGCCTGGTGATAGACTTTGTGGCCGGCTTATTGGGGGCGAAAGCCACCGGCGCCAGTAAGCAAGCGCTGTGGGGCGCCTTCATCGGCAGCCTGGTCGGCATGTTTTTCGGCATTGCTGGCGTCATCCTCGGCCCCTTGCTCGGCGCGGTGATAGGCGAATTCATCGCCCGCAAGGATGCCTTCCAGGCCGGCAAAGTCGGCATCGGCACCTTCCTCGGCTTCATCGCCGGCGCGGTGGCCAAGATCGCCTGCGCCTTCGCCATGCTGGCTACCGCCGCGCTGGCGCTGGTGTTCTAA
- the ppk1 gene encoding polyphosphate kinase 1, translating to MSQSQDLLLNRELGLIEFNRRVLAQAEDPSLPLLERLRFLCIVSSNLDEFFEVRVAWLQDAAHATPDRVLADGGTPEQTLAKVARASHQLVRDQYAAMSEVLFPALREEGIVFLRRSEWTEQQQEWVKDYFFRELMPILTPIGLDPSHPFPKVLNKSLNFTVELEGRDAFGRASGTAIVQAPRILPRVIKLPADVCDGRPHCFVFLSSILHSHVHELFPGMTVKGCYQFRVTRDSELSVDDDDFKNLRTALQGELRQRQFGDAVRLEIADTCPQHMETFLLTQFNLQPRDVYRVNGPVNLVRLMQVPDLVDRPDLKFSQFTPTLPSNLQKKGALFETIRKGDVLLHHPYQSFQPVIDFLTHAATDPHVVAIKMTVYRTGTDSVLMESLIAAARAGKQVTVVVELMARFDEEANIGWASRLEDAGAHVVYGVIGYKVHAKMLMVVRREEHGLRRYVHLGTGNYHPRTARLYTDFGLLTCNEEIASDVNDIFVQLTGLGRAGSLKHLFQSPFTLHSMIMQSIGRETEHALAGKPAQIIAKMNSLLEPQVIHALYRASQAGVKIQLIVRGVCALRPGVPGLSDNISVRSIVGRFLEHPRVFYFYNDHKEDLLMSSADWMSRNFFRRIETCVPILDNKLKRRIIKEALRLYLEDNVNSWEMLPDGSYKRRGGRGKPHCAQRELLESYAGVSQNDEKADAE from the coding sequence ATGTCACAATCGCAAGACCTGTTGCTGAACCGAGAACTCGGACTGATAGAATTCAACCGCCGCGTGCTGGCGCAAGCGGAGGACCCCAGCCTGCCGCTGCTGGAGCGTCTGCGCTTCCTCTGCATCGTCTCCTCCAACCTGGACGAATTCTTCGAGGTCAGGGTCGCCTGGCTGCAGGACGCCGCCCACGCCACGCCTGACCGGGTGCTGGCCGATGGCGGCACGCCGGAGCAGACGCTGGCCAAGGTGGCCCGCGCCAGCCATCAGCTGGTGCGCGACCAATACGCGGCGATGAGCGAAGTGCTGTTTCCGGCCTTGCGCGAAGAGGGCATCGTCTTCCTGCGCCGCAGCGAGTGGACCGAACAACAGCAGGAATGGGTGAAGGACTATTTCTTCCGCGAGCTGATGCCCATCCTGACGCCGATCGGACTGGACCCGTCCCACCCCTTCCCCAAGGTGCTGAACAAATCGCTGAACTTCACGGTGGAGCTGGAGGGCCGCGACGCCTTCGGCCGCGCCTCAGGCACCGCCATCGTGCAAGCGCCGCGCATCTTGCCGCGCGTGATCAAGCTGCCTGCGGATGTGTGCGACGGCCGCCCGCATTGCTTCGTATTCCTGTCGTCCATCCTGCACTCGCATGTGCATGAGCTGTTCCCCGGCATGACGGTGAAGGGCTGCTATCAATTCCGCGTCACCCGCGACAGCGAGTTGTCGGTGGACGACGACGACTTCAAGAACCTGCGCACCGCGCTGCAGGGCGAATTGCGCCAACGCCAGTTCGGCGACGCAGTGCGGCTGGAAATCGCCGATACCTGCCCGCAGCATATGGAAACCTTCCTGCTGACCCAGTTCAATCTGCAGCCGCGCGACGTCTACCGCGTCAACGGCCCGGTGAACCTGGTGCGACTGATGCAGGTACCGGATCTGGTGGACCGCCCGGATCTGAAATTCTCGCAATTCACCCCCACCCTGCCGTCCAATCTGCAGAAAAAGGGCGCGCTGTTCGAAACCATACGCAAGGGCGACGTGCTGCTGCACCACCCCTACCAAAGCTTCCAGCCTGTAATCGACTTCCTCACCCACGCGGCGACCGATCCGCACGTGGTGGCGATCAAGATGACGGTGTACCGCACCGGCACCGACTCGGTGCTGATGGAATCGCTGATCGCCGCCGCCCGCGCCGGCAAGCAGGTGACCGTGGTGGTGGAACTGATGGCCCGCTTCGACGAAGAGGCCAATATCGGCTGGGCCAGCCGCCTGGAAGACGCCGGCGCCCACGTGGTGTACGGCGTGATCGGCTACAAGGTCCACGCCAAGATGCTGATGGTGGTGCGCCGCGAAGAGCATGGCCTGCGCCGCTACGTGCATCTGGGCACCGGCAATTACCACCCGCGCACCGCGCGGCTGTATACCGACTTCGGCCTGCTGACCTGCAACGAGGAAATCGCCAGCGACGTCAACGACATCTTCGTCCAGCTCACCGGCCTGGGCCGCGCCGGCAGCCTCAAGCATCTGTTCCAGAGCCCGTTCACGCTGCACAGCATGATCATGCAGTCCATCGGGCGCGAAACCGAGCACGCCTTGGCCGGCAAGCCGGCGCAGATCATCGCCAAGATGAACTCGCTGCTGGAGCCGCAAGTCATTCACGCGCTGTACCGCGCCAGCCAGGCCGGCGTGAAGATCCAGCTGATCGTCCGCGGCGTCTGCGCGCTGCGGCCTGGCGTGCCGGGCCTGTCCGATAATATTTCGGTGCGCTCCATCGTCGGCCGCTTCCTGGAACACCCGCGCGTGTTCTACTTCTACAACGATCACAAGGAAGACCTGCTGATGTCCAGCGCCGACTGGATGAGCCGCAACTTCTTCCGCCGCATCGAAACCTGCGTGCCCATCCTGGACAACAAGCTCAAGCGCCGCATCATCAAGGAAGCGCTGCGCCTGTATCTGGAAGACAACGTCAACAGCTGGGAAATGCTGCCGGACGGCAGCTACAAACGTCGCGGCGGACGCGGCAAGCCGCACTGCGCCCAGCGCGAGCTGCTGGAAAGCTACGCCGGCGTCAGCCAGAACGACGAGAAAGCGGACGCGGAATGA
- a CDS encoding oxidative damage protection protein, producing MSRTVNCVKLGREAEGLDFPPLPGELGKRVFESVSKEAWQGWLRYQTMLINENRLSLADARARQYLAAQLDAYFFGQGADAPAGYTPPQN from the coding sequence ATGAGCAGAACTGTAAACTGCGTCAAGCTGGGCCGCGAAGCCGAAGGCCTCGACTTCCCGCCGCTGCCGGGCGAACTGGGCAAGCGCGTATTCGAAAGCGTTTCCAAAGAAGCTTGGCAAGGCTGGCTGCGCTACCAGACCATGCTGATCAACGAAAACCGTCTCAGCCTGGCAGACGCCCGCGCTCGCCAGTATCTGGCGGCGCAGCTGGATGCCTACTTCTTCGGCCAGGGCGCCGACGCTCCGGCAGGCTACACCCCGCCGCAGAACTAA